Proteins encoded by one window of Streptomyces sp. ALI-76-A:
- a CDS encoding PHP domain-containing protein: MRIDLHCHSTASDGTDTPAELVRNAAAAGLDVVALTDHDTTRGHADAIAALPRGLTLVTGAELSCRVDGISMHMLAYLFDPEEPALLAERELVRDDRVPRARGMVARLQELGVPVTWDQVARIAGDGSVGRPHVATALVELGVVPTVNDAFTRDWLGDGGRAHVAKHETDPFEAIRLIKGAGGVAVFAHPAAAKRGRTVPEAVIAKMAAAGLDGIEVDHMDHDAEARVRLRGLAAELGLVTTGSSDYHGSRKTCVLGEYTTDPEVYGEITRRATGAFPVPGAGGT; encoded by the coding sequence GTGCGCATCGACCTGCACTGCCACTCCACCGCTTCCGACGGTACGGACACGCCGGCCGAGCTGGTGCGCAACGCCGCCGCGGCCGGTCTGGACGTCGTCGCGCTGACCGACCACGACACCACCCGCGGGCACGCCGACGCGATCGCCGCGCTGCCGCGAGGGCTCACCCTGGTCACCGGCGCCGAGCTGTCCTGCCGTGTCGACGGCATCAGCATGCACATGCTGGCCTACCTGTTCGATCCCGAGGAGCCGGCGCTGCTCGCCGAGCGCGAGCTGGTGCGGGACGACCGGGTGCCGCGGGCGCGCGGCATGGTCGCCAGGCTCCAGGAGCTGGGCGTGCCCGTCACCTGGGATCAGGTGGCGCGCATCGCCGGCGACGGTTCGGTCGGCCGCCCGCATGTCGCGACCGCGCTCGTCGAACTCGGGGTCGTCCCGACGGTGAACGACGCCTTCACCCGGGACTGGCTGGGCGACGGTGGCCGCGCCCATGTGGCGAAGCACGAGACCGACCCCTTCGAGGCGATCCGGCTGATCAAGGGCGCGGGCGGGGTCGCGGTGTTCGCGCACCCGGCGGCCGCCAAGCGGGGCCGTACCGTGCCCGAGGCCGTGATCGCGAAGATGGCCGCGGCCGGGCTGGACGGCATCGAGGTCGACCACATGGACCACGACGCCGAGGCGCGCGTCCGGCTGCGCGGGCTGGCCGCGGAGCTGGGGCTTGTGACCACCGGCTCCAGCGACTACCACGGCAGCCGCAAGACCTGCGTGCTCGGCGAGTACACGACGGACCCCGAGGTGTACGGGGAGATCACGCGGCGGGCGACGGGCGCCTTCCCCGTTCCGGGGGCCGGCGGGACCTGA